The Fusobacterium simiae genome window below encodes:
- a CDS encoding CocE/NonD family hydrolase: MIKKILIGLMFLSSILFAETKTDTSVLYTGSEKNNNYVYKERTYPGGKWSPGSAKYGYEIVEDVSIPMDDGIILNGVVAYPTDLKTGKRVEGKFPVVIEHMPYEQFAAPVRINTYFTEHGYISLFVRARGTGKSQGEVQFLSAREGQDGKNIIDWAAHKLEGSDGRIALMGCSWPGAIALTDTAYVGKNSPLKAVVASASGLGNMHTQSWIIGGMPSMSMWQFKALGTQLVGETPAVKRFFEKVSNSVLNGEDLAYEREYWSQRESLSLAKKIVDNDVPVLLWAGWKDIVETGTVRAYTALQNAYAGRAVGLPMVKGQKTSPRYQIIMGGWAHGEGLDMGLILQWFDTWVKGENTGIQNTETPMHAFESGTNRWINLKGFTEVEEATQLKFGNNLTLGANSENGEDILKYTQPDEKNGKLVYTSKPFEEGATISGAMSATIYAKSNNQNIVLIGHLYDVAPDGKEELITRGAMIGSLRELNKDNSWVDKNGVVIWPWLALKKDSLLKPNQIYKFDLALAPRQYGIKPGHSLKLEITTQTSKKLGDENGIPLTNDTEPWGLTKTQEKTVLGGEYKIVYGEKTPSTLNLSLLPYKYFEEVKSGKLSVPWNEGFRRIQEPESNTEIFNLPLEW; encoded by the coding sequence ATGATAAAAAAAATATTAATTGGATTAATGTTTTTAAGTAGCATTTTGTTTGCAGAAACCAAAACAGATACATCAGTATTATATACTGGTAGTGAAAAAAATAATAATTATGTGTATAAGGAAAGGACTTATCCAGGAGGAAAATGGAGTCCAGGGTCTGCTAAATATGGATATGAAATAGTAGAAGATGTAAGTATCCCAATGGATGATGGAATAATTTTAAATGGAGTAGTCGCTTACCCAACAGATTTAAAAACAGGAAAGAGAGTTGAAGGAAAATTTCCAGTAGTAATTGAGCATATGCCTTATGAACAATTTGCTGCACCAGTAAGAATAAATACATATTTTACAGAACATGGGTATATTTCACTTTTTGTTCGTGCAAGAGGAACAGGAAAATCTCAAGGAGAAGTACAATTTTTATCTGCAAGAGAAGGACAAGATGGAAAAAATATAATAGATTGGGCAGCACATAAATTAGAAGGTTCAGATGGAAGAATTGCATTGATGGGTTGTTCTTGGCCAGGAGCAATAGCATTGACAGATACTGCTTATGTAGGTAAAAATTCTCCACTTAAAGCAGTTGTAGCATCTGCTTCTGGATTGGGAAATATGCATACTCAATCATGGATAATAGGTGGAATGCCATCAATGAGTATGTGGCAATTTAAAGCATTAGGAACTCAATTAGTTGGAGAAACACCAGCAGTAAAAAGATTTTTTGAAAAAGTTTCAAATAGTGTGTTAAATGGTGAAGATTTAGCTTATGAAAGAGAATATTGGAGTCAAAGAGAAAGTTTGTCATTGGCAAAAAAAATAGTAGATAATGATGTGCCAGTATTATTATGGGCAGGTTGGAAAGATATTGTTGAAACAGGAACTGTAAGAGCTTATACAGCTTTACAAAATGCTTATGCAGGAAGAGCAGTAGGCTTACCTATGGTAAAAGGACAAAAAACATCTCCTCGTTATCAAATAATTATGGGAGGTTGGGCACATGGAGAAGGTTTAGATATGGGACTAATACTTCAATGGTTTGATACTTGGGTAAAAGGAGAAAATACAGGTATACAAAATACTGAAACTCCAATGCATGCATTTGAATCAGGAACTAATAGATGGATAAATTTAAAAGGTTTCACAGAAGTAGAAGAAGCTACTCAATTAAAATTTGGAAATAATTTAACATTAGGTGCTAATTCAGAAAATGGAGAAGATATATTAAAATACACTCAACCAGATGAAAAAAATGGTAAATTAGTTTATACTTCTAAACCTTTTGAGGAAGGAGCAACTATATCTGGTGCAATGAGTGCAACTATATATGCAAAATCAAATAATCAAAATATAGTTTTAATAGGACATTTGTATGATGTAGCACCTGATGGAAAAGAAGAATTGATTACAAGAGGAGCAATGATAGGAAGTTTACGTGAATTAAATAAAGATAATTCATGGGTAGATAAAAATGGAGTTGTTATTTGGCCTTGGTTAGCATTGAAAAAAGATAGTTTGTTAAAACCAAATCAAATATATAAATTTGATTTAGCATTAGCCCCAAGACAATATGGAATAAAACCAGGACATAGTTTAAAATTAGAAATAACAACACAAACTTCTAAAAAATTAGGAGATGAAAATGGTATCCCATTAACAAATGATACAGAACCTTGGGGATTGACAAAAACACAAGAAAAAACAGTTTTAGGTGGAGAATATAAAATAGTTTATGGAGAAAAAACTCCATCAACATTAAATTTGTCATTATTACCTTATAAATATTTTGAAGAAGTAAAATCAGGAAAACTATCTGTACCTTGGAATGAAGGTTTCAGAAGAATACAAGAGCCAGAAAGTAACACAGAAATATTTAATTTACCTTTAGAATGGTAA